In one window of Erythrolamprus reginae isolate rEryReg1 chromosome 1, rEryReg1.hap1, whole genome shotgun sequence DNA:
- the SPATA45 gene encoding spermatogenesis-associated protein 45, which yields MAKEMKKRLVEYNKMRESRCLLEGKSETAWLRPQRKHYPQTNRASVEEFKEEKKEYDSGRTSWIKITPPEHREKRHFPEKNNAIFG from the exons ATGGCTAAAGAGATGAAAAAGCGCTTGGTTGAATATAATAAGATGAGGGAATCGAGATGCTTGCTAGAAGGAAAGAGTGAAACTGCGTGGCTAAGGCCCCAGAGAAAACATTATCCTCAAACTAATCGGGCTTCAGTAGAGGaattcaaagaagaaaaaaaggagtaTGACAGTGGCAGGACATCCTGGATAAAAATAACTCCTCCTGAGCATAGAGAAAAACGGCATTTTCCTGAAAAAA ACAATGCAATTTTTGGATGA
- the TATDN3 gene encoding putative deoxyribonuclease TATDN3 isoform X2: MGAVDCHCHLAAPEFQRDIESVLEDAKKSKVLALVVVAEHSGEFAKIIQLSERYPGFIFPCLGLHPVQSIPGGCERSVTLKDLEEAFPLIEQYQDRLLAIGEIGLDFTPRFASSDEQKEGQRQVLIKQIHLAKQLDLPLNVHSRSAGRPTINLLKEQGAEKVLLHAFDGKPSVAMEGVKAGYFFSIPPSITRSEQKQKFVKQLPLESICLETDSPALGPEKQVRNEPKNIFIAAEYIAKIKGISVEDVLHVTTQNSLKVFPKLKNFLKI, encoded by the exons ATGGGAGCTGTGGATTGTCACTGCCATCTCGCGGCACCCGAATTTCAAAGG GACATTGAAAGTGTATTGGAAGATGCCAAAAAG TCCAAAGTTTTGGCCCTGGTGGTAGTTGCTGAACATTCTGGAGAGTTCGCAAAAATTATTCAACTTTCAGAAAG GTATCCAGGATTTATTTTTCCATGCTTGGGCCTGCATCCAGTTCAAAGTATTCCAGGTGGATGTGAACGCAGTGTTACTTTAAAG GATCTAGAAGAAGCATTCCCACTCATTGAGCAATATCAGGATCGTTTGCTGGCCATTGGGGAG ATTGGTTTGGATTTTACTCCCAGATTTGCTAGCAGTGATGAACAGAAGGAAGGGCAACGACAAGTCTTGATAAAGCAAATTCACCTGGCAAAACAACTTGACTTACCTTT AAATGTTCATTCCCGCTCAGCTGGAAGGCCAACCATTAACCTCTTAAAGGAACAAG GTGCTGAGAAAGTGTTGCTCCATGCATTTGATGGCAAACCATCTGTAGCAATGGAAGGAGTGAAGGCtggatattttttctctatccctcCTTCAATTACAAGGAGTGAACAG AAGCAGAAATTTGTGAAACAGCTACCTCTAGAAAGCATTTGTTTGGAAACTGACTCACCTGCCCTAGGTCCTGAGAAACAG GTGAGAAATGAGCCAAAGAACATCTTCATTGCTGCAGAATACATtgctaaaataaaaggaatttCAGTGGAAGATGTTTTACATGTAACAACACAGAATTCACTGAAAGTCTTTCCTAAATTGAAAAACTTCCTCAAGATCTAG
- the TATDN3 gene encoding putative deoxyribonuclease TATDN3 isoform X1 has product MGAVDCHCHLAAPEFQRDIESVLEDAKKSKVLALVVVAEHSGEFAKIIQLSERYPGFIFPCLGLHPVQSIPGGCERSVTLKDLEEAFPLIEQYQDRLLAIGEIGLDFTPRFASSDEQKEGQRQVLIKQIHLAKQLDLPLNVHSRSAGRPTINLLKEQGAEKVLLHAFDGKPSVAMEGVKAGYFFSIPPSITRSEQQKFVKQLPLESICLETDSPALGPEKQVRNEPKNIFIAAEYIAKIKGISVEDVLHVTTQNSLKVFPKLKNFLKI; this is encoded by the exons ATGGGAGCTGTGGATTGTCACTGCCATCTCGCGGCACCCGAATTTCAAAGG GACATTGAAAGTGTATTGGAAGATGCCAAAAAG TCCAAAGTTTTGGCCCTGGTGGTAGTTGCTGAACATTCTGGAGAGTTCGCAAAAATTATTCAACTTTCAGAAAG GTATCCAGGATTTATTTTTCCATGCTTGGGCCTGCATCCAGTTCAAAGTATTCCAGGTGGATGTGAACGCAGTGTTACTTTAAAG GATCTAGAAGAAGCATTCCCACTCATTGAGCAATATCAGGATCGTTTGCTGGCCATTGGGGAG ATTGGTTTGGATTTTACTCCCAGATTTGCTAGCAGTGATGAACAGAAGGAAGGGCAACGACAAGTCTTGATAAAGCAAATTCACCTGGCAAAACAACTTGACTTACCTTT AAATGTTCATTCCCGCTCAGCTGGAAGGCCAACCATTAACCTCTTAAAGGAACAAG GTGCTGAGAAAGTGTTGCTCCATGCATTTGATGGCAAACCATCTGTAGCAATGGAAGGAGTGAAGGCtggatattttttctctatccctcCTTCAATTACAAGGAGTGAACAG CAGAAATTTGTGAAACAGCTACCTCTAGAAAGCATTTGTTTGGAAACTGACTCACCTGCCCTAGGTCCTGAGAAACAG GTGAGAAATGAGCCAAAGAACATCTTCATTGCTGCAGAATACATtgctaaaataaaaggaatttCAGTGGAAGATGTTTTACATGTAACAACACAGAATTCACTGAAAGTCTTTCCTAAATTGAAAAACTTCCTCAAGATCTAG